Genomic segment of Mucilaginibacter sabulilitoris:
GTTCTGTATTTGTGTAATCCCGGCCGGATTAATTATTTTTTTTATGATTAAAAAACCATTTTCCCGGAATGTATTTAATTGTTCGGCATTTAGCTTTTGATAATTGAACCATTCTTCCCTTTTCATGACAGCTTAGATAAATAGTTAGTAACCTTGTGTTTGTACCAGTTTGGAGTTTGCCGCCAAAACCGTTGTTGATAGGGGCCAGAATAAAGGCGTAGTTTTTCCTTTCAAATTAGGCACGTAATTATAGGCATCAACGGTGCCACCAAAATGAAAACGCACTATATCATACCAGCGCTTATTTTCAAAAAACAGCTCACGTCCTCTTTCATCAAATATGGCACGCTCAATAGTTGGCTTATCGGCTGCTCCGGCATAATTTTCAATACCCGCCCTTGTTCTTACCTTATTCAGGTAACTGATGGCCTGATCTGCGTTATTTAAACCGGCATAGGCTTCCGCTTCTATCAGATAAATATCCGCGAGGCGCCACATGATCAGGTCATTGTCAGATACCCTGTCGTCAGCATATTTATTACCGGGAAGTTTTGTAATCCAGGCACTTTTTTGAACACTGCCCTGGCGTTCAATAATAAATGTTGCCGGGATCCTTTTATCATTAGGCGAACCACTGAAAAGCGCCCGGCTTTCTTTACTGATCTGATACCCCCCCTGCCCGTTAACCGAAGTTAAGCAGTAAGCGATACTATCCAGGTTGGTCGCGTTGGAAATGGCCGTTAAAAATGGCAGCGCATTTACACCATAGTTAGCACCGGTTTCATCGCGGTTATAATAAGCAGCCATAATTATTTCGGCATTGGCCCGGGTAGTAGTTACATCTTTAAAATTAGGCAACAAACTAACGCCGGTGCTTTCAACTGCTGCCGCAGCGGTCAGAGCATCTTTGAAATCCTGTTCGCCACCGGCCAGTACTTTGGCACTCCAAAGCTTTGCCTCTGCTTTCAGTGCCTGTGCCGCGCCATAAGAAAAGCGATATTTATTTGCATAATTTTTGTCCGGAAATAAGCTGATAGCCATATCCAGATCGGCAAAAATTTGCTTCATTACATCAGCTGCTTTGGCCCGGGGCAATAGTGGCACATCATCGGTAGTAATGGCCTGCAGCATTAATGGTGTGTCGCCAATAACCCGCACCAGGAAAAAATAGGTATAGGCGCGCTGACAAAGCGCTTCGGCCTTTAACTTGTTTTTAACCGCCTGATTTGAGAAATTGAACGGCTCAATTTTAGCCAATAGTAAATTAACGTTACCTATGGCTTTATACTGACCGTTATAATTAAGGGCCCCAACAGTAGGGCTTAATATTTGCGACCAGGCCGTTGTTAAACGGCTATTGGTGCCGTTAATCAATTCCTCGCTGCGCTCATCACCGTATAAAATGGAGTTGGCGAAGGCACGGATAGAAGTATAGGTGCCAACTACATAAGGTTCAAAGTCGGTTTCGCTTTTAAAGTATACCTGGTCTGTAATTTGCGATTTTGGTTTTACCTCTAATAACTTATTGCACGAGGTAGAAACGGCCCCCATTAAAATGAGCAATGCCGGTATGATACATATCTTTTTCATTTTCATGATAATTGAATTAAAATCTTAATGATGCTCCTAAAGTGAATTGCCTTGCCCGTGGATAACCTCCCGGATCAAAACCGGTAACTACCTCGGGATTTTGACCTCTATAAGCTGTTAAGTAACCCAGATTGGTAGCGCTGACAAAAACAGTTAGCCCGGTTGCTTTAATTTTAGACAATAAAGTTTTAGGCAGGTCATAACTTAAGTAAACTTCGCGGAAGGCAAGAAAATCTCCTTTACTGATCAGTGTGGAAACATCGACAGAATAGGCGCTGCCAGTACCTACATCACTGGCTGCCTGACGGATAAAGTTCTTTTGTCCGAAATCTGCATCTCCGAAAGAGAAACGTGCATACTTCTTACCAACATCACCCGGTTTCTGCCAGATATCAGGACCCAAAGCCTCTATAGGCGCTCCTTCATTATATGCACGCCCTTGTCCAAGCTCACGCCCCAGCGAACCATTATCTATCATGTTACCCATTGAAAAATCAACATTTACCCGCATGGTAAAACCTTTGTAGGTAAATGTATTCTGCATGCCGCCGGTTTTGTTTGGCGTTTTGTAACCCATAAAAACCAGGTCACGGTTATCAATAATACCATCGTTATTAAGGTCGTCAAACTGGTAATCGCCGGCATGTTTACCGGTTTTGATACCTGCCGCTGTCGCAATCTGATCAACATGTGTAGATTGCCAGGCGGCAGCCTCCTCCTCGGTTGAAAATACTTTCACAACCTTCCATGCGTAATAGCCAAATGGACGTTCGCCTTCGGCATAACCGCCTACTTCTATTTCTTTTCCGGTATGCGGATCAATTACCACACCGCCGCCCTGACGGTTTTTAACGCGCCCGTTATTTGGCAGCGATATTACTTTTTGTGCATTGTAAGCAAACGAGAAATTAGTACGCCAGTTAAAATCTTTGGTACGCAGTACGGTAGCCTGCAATTCTATTTCGACACCTTTATTCTGAATAGTTCCGTTGTTAAATATAATGGATGAGAAAGGTGCTTCTGCCGGTAATGGCTTAGAATCGAGCCTGTCCTTGGTTAACTTATTATAAAAATCGACGGTCAGGTTAATCCTGTCTTTAAAAAAGCCCGCATCAACAGCTACATCTGTAGTTTGGGTAGTTTCCCATTTGAGGTTAGGGTTTGATAAGTTAGCCCGCTGGATCCCCGAAAGCTGATTGTACACGGTAGAGGTATAATTACCATAGGTATCGGTCAGGCTCAGATCGCTGGAACCGGCCTGGCCCCAGCTGCCGCGCAATTTCAACGTGCTTACCACATTTTCCTTCCAAAAACCTTCTCGATGTATATTCCAGCCTACAGAAGCTGAGGGGAAAGTACCGTATTTATTTTCCGGCGCGAAGTTGGAGAAACCATCCCTCCTGACCACCGCACTAAACAGGTATTTAGATTGATAATCATAGCTGAACTGGCTAAAAAAACTGGCCGATCTTGATTCGCTTAGGCTGGTACCAAAGTTGGTTACGTTGGTGACCGTTACACCATTTATAGTGGTTACCGTAGGCTCGGTAATGGTACTGATATAATCATTTGCCCCTCTTTGCGAACCAATATCAACCACGTTACCTGTATTACGGGTATAGTTAAAGCCGCCTAATATCATAAAATGATGATTTTCGCGCAGGGTATAATCGTACTGCAATATCTGATCTATCATCAGCTGGCGGGTATTATTTACATTTTCTGTTTTTAAACGGGAGGTAGGAAATTGTATGGGATCAGGAAATGCTTTCCGTGAAAAAATAGTTGTGCCATCGTTAATTAAGTAAGACAAAGCAGGCCTGAAATGCAAACCTTTAACAATGTTCCAGTCGGCATCAACCCTGGTTGCCAGTCGCTCGGTTGATGCGTTGGTATTGTCATAAGCCAGGGTGTGGAACCGGTTACGCGTAGTTAAATTTTCGCCGGTAGTTGGGGTGCCATCATCTTTAAATATCCTGATCAGCGGGGTAATGCGTGTAGCCCTCACCAAGTCATTGGTATAAGCATCAACATAATTTGGCAGCACGTTCTGATAGTTAACCATCGCGTTGATCTGCACATTATTGGTAGCTTTAAAACTGAAGTTACCCAAAGCGCTATAACGCTTATAGTTGGTACCTACAAAAGTTCCGGCCTGATTAATATAATTGAACGACACATTATAATTGGCCACTTGGCTACCGCCATCAATACCCAAATTGTAGTTATTGGTCATGCCGGTGTTCCATAATTTATCCTGGTAATGGTTATCGGCAAAAAGCAGCGTGGTTCCGGGATTAATGGGGTCATCCATTACTTCCCACCCTTTGGCCAGCAAGTTATTAACATAATCCTGACCTTCAACTGCCACAATGTTATCATACAAAGCGGTGAGATTGGTACCAACGCCATACTGTCCTTTGGCTGTATACACCTTGGTACCGGCTGAAAAGCCGCCGTTATTCAGTAATGTATTTTTATCAATGGCATCGAAAGTATTTTTAACGGTGGTACGTGCTAAACCGAGGTAATCACGTGCACTCATATAGTTTTGTGCCCCGGTTGGTACTTCCCAGTTGGTGCGGTAATTGAAGGTGATATTAGCCTTACCTGATCCGAACTTGCCACCTTTGGTTTTAATGACGATTACGCCATTGGCGCCCCTTGCACCATATATAGAGGTTGAAGCCGCATCTTTCATCACCTGCAGTGATTCGATATCATCGGGATTAATATCTTTCATCGGCCTGAAAATACCATCTACGATAACCAGCGGGCTGGAAGCATCTGAACTGAGCACCTGATTACCGCCCGAGTTGCCGGTGCCTGTACCATACACATTTAGTTTGGAACCGCCGCGAATGATGATATTGCTTGGGGCCGACCCCGGCTGGCCATTGGAAATGGGAATGGATACACCAGCTATTTTCCCTTGCAATGCGTTAATAGCGGTTGCATTGGCGGTATTCACCAATTGTTTTGGGTCAATTTTGGAGATTGCCGCCGTGTTTTTTTCCCGGGTTTGCTGCGAGTAGCCAACTACTACGACCTCAGATAAGGCTTGGGAACTGGGGTTTAAGGTTACATTCAACACCGGCCTTTCGTTAACAGGCACCTCGGCATTGTCATACCCCATAAATGAAAATACAAGGGTTGAACTGGATGAGGGTACACGCAACGTGTATTTACCATTCACATCTGACAGTGTACCGATTGTAGTGCCTTTTACTTTTACACTTACACCGGGCAGTGTTTCGGCCTTAGTGCCGTCGGAAACTACCCCCGATACGGTAAATGCGGTTTGCGCATTTACTTTGCCTATAGCCATGCAACAGGCCATGAGCAATAACATTAGTACTTGTTTTCTCATAATTAATCAATTTGTAGTTATGTTCTACATATCTAAGTTCAAAAAAATGGGATGGTTTATAGGTTTTTAAGTTTTATGGTTTAAAGAGGTTATTGATATTTACAGATTGAAAGGCAATCCCTTCGTACGGCCTGGTAAGGCCAGCTTCATAAAAGCAGGCTATTTGCGCGTCATTAATTACAGCAATGTCTGAATAAGCAGAAGGGCCCGGATAGATCACCTGGCTTGCGGCCCAGGTTTTACCGTCATTAAGGCTCAGGCGTAAGGTGAGGTTTGACCTCGACATTTTATTAGCCGGGTTACTGAAAAATAAAAAACGCTTTTTTGACGACGGTTGGTAACTCAGCAGGCTCCCCTGGCATATTGGTTCAATAAGCACAGTGTCCGTCCCCATATTTCTCCAGGTTTGCCCGCCGTCCTTACTGATTGCTATTTTACGGGTTTTATCCCTCCTGCCGCTGTTGCGCATATTCAGCATGAGGCGGCCCTTTTTTATTTCGGCAACGGTGGTTTCATTTGCCATATCAAATGGTGTATTGGCACCCAATTGCCATGTAACACCATGATCATCTGAGTAAATAATATGCGCGAAATTTTTACCGGTTGCCCTTTCAATATGATTAATTGGCACCACCAGCCGGCCCTTAAACTTACCCTGGCTTATTTGTAAACCATGACACGGACCTGTGGCATACCATGTCCAGTCGGGCATTTTTACTTGTTGAGTGATCTCTTTTGCAGGCGACCACGTTTTACCCGCATCATCTGATGACAGCACAAATACGCGGCGGGTGTCTTTACTTGTGCCGTCAACTATTTGCTTTTCATGATCAGTTCCGAGATTCCACGTAGACAAAAGCCATATTTTACCGGTAGCAGCGTCCTGAATGGGTACCGGGTTACCGCAGGTATTGGTAGAATCGCTCCATACAACCTGCATGTTGCCCCATGTTTTGCCGCCGTCTTGTGAACGCCTAAGCACCAGATCAATATCGCCGGAGTCGCCGCAATTATTTTTGCGGGCTTCAGCAAATGCCAACAACGTTCCGTTTGAGGTATTTAACAACGCAGGTATTCGGAAACAGGCGTACCCGTTATCGCCCGGTTTGTACAGGTAATTAAGAGACGCCGCATTATTGTCCTGGGCTTGTGCAGCCAGCGTACAGAAAAATGATATTATTAAGCCCGAAAGCCTTAAGCGTGAAAGCATACTATACATCATAACTATAATTGGTTTATAAACCCGGTTTTGGAAGCCGGGAAACAAATGTAATTATTAAGTTATTATGTAGTACATAAAAAATGAAATTATTTTTTCATCTGCTCAAGTTTATCAAAATGGGGCTTTAAATGCTCATACATGCCTTGCCTAAACTGGTGTTTATCGCCCGATTTAAGCAGATCAACCAGATCATGATGAGAAACTTTACCAGAAACTAGCTCTTTCTCCAGCTTTAATACATATTCAAATATGGGCAATAACATATTTTGGAAACGCTTGAGGGTATCGTTTCCGGCAATTTCATAAAGTTTACCATGAAAAGCAATTTCATTTTTTATCCGAAACCCCTGCTCACTCACTTTTGCTTCATTATTCACAATTGACTCCAATTCATGTAAATGCTTATCATTAAGGTTGATAAATAGGATATCGGCAAGCCCCATTTCAAGTACCAATCTGAGTTCAAATAAATCCTGCAGGGTTTCCTCCGTAATAATCAACGGATCCAGCACCCGTTCAAAAACACCAAGAATATCAGGGCTGGCTAATATCATCCCTCTCTTTTTCCGGGATTCTATCATACCAAGCATCCTTAAACGACTTAAAGCTTCGCGCACCACATTGCGGCTTACACCCAATGCCTCAGCCAGTTCCAATTCTTTAGGCAACGAATCGCCAGGTTTAAAAAATTTCTTTTTGAAATAGTCACGCAAACGCGATTCCACCACATCTGCCATCGTATCAGAAGAAATACGGCCAAGATCTCTATTTAGTTCAATTTGTTTCGACATACATGCATTACGCTTTGAGCGTCAAAAATGGTGTTTATTTTATGTTGTACAAAAGAATATATTGTAATTCGTACACGAAGTGGCTTTTATTACACTACCTATATCAGATAGTGAAAGCAAACGTAATCTGCTTACTTGTTTCAAATACCAATGTTCAAAAATATAAAATTTAGGTTATACGATTTATTATTATGTTGGACATAAAAACAAAATATATTATGTTTGCGTGCCAACTATAAATTTATGAAAACAATTTTAATGATTTCTGCTACCATTGCATTAAGTGCATGCTATATATCTGTAAAAGCGCAGATGGTAATACCGCTTTATAAAACAATACCGAATTCAAAACCAAATAACATTGTTGAAAAATCAGACAGTACTTCGGTACGTGGCAAGGTAAGTAATGTAGTTTTACCTACCATTACGGCTTATCTGCCCGAAAAATCAGCAGCAAACGGCGTAGCGGTGATCATATGCCCCGGCGGAGGCTATAGTTACCTGGTTGTTAATCATGAGGGAAAAGA
This window contains:
- a CDS encoding RagB/SusD family nutrient uptake outer membrane protein; translated protein: MKKICIIPALLILMGAVSTSCNKLLEVKPKSQITDQVYFKSETDFEPYVVGTYTSIRAFANSILYGDERSEELINGTNSRLTTAWSQILSPTVGALNYNGQYKAIGNVNLLLAKIEPFNFSNQAVKNKLKAEALCQRAYTYFFLVRVIGDTPLMLQAITTDDVPLLPRAKAADVMKQIFADLDMAISLFPDKNYANKYRFSYGAAQALKAEAKLWSAKVLAGGEQDFKDALTAAAAVESTGVSLLPNFKDVTTTRANAEIIMAAYYNRDETGANYGVNALPFLTAISNATNLDSIAYCLTSVNGQGGYQISKESRALFSGSPNDKRIPATFIIERQGSVQKSAWITKLPGNKYADDRVSDNDLIMWRLADIYLIEAEAYAGLNNADQAISYLNKVRTRAGIENYAGAADKPTIERAIFDERGRELFFENKRWYDIVRFHFGGTVDAYNYVPNLKGKTTPLFWPLSTTVLAANSKLVQTQGY
- a CDS encoding SusC/RagA family TonB-linked outer membrane protein; the encoded protein is MRKQVLMLLLMACCMAIGKVNAQTAFTVSGVVSDGTKAETLPGVSVKVKGTTIGTLSDVNGKYTLRVPSSSSTLVFSFMGYDNAEVPVNERPVLNVTLNPSSQALSEVVVVGYSQQTREKNTAAISKIDPKQLVNTANATAINALQGKIAGVSIPISNGQPGSAPSNIIIRGGSKLNVYGTGTGNSGGNQVLSSDASSPLVIVDGIFRPMKDINPDDIESLQVMKDAASTSIYGARGANGVIVIKTKGGKFGSGKANITFNYRTNWEVPTGAQNYMSARDYLGLARTTVKNTFDAIDKNTLLNNGGFSAGTKVYTAKGQYGVGTNLTALYDNIVAVEGQDYVNNLLAKGWEVMDDPINPGTTLLFADNHYQDKLWNTGMTNNYNLGIDGGSQVANYNVSFNYINQAGTFVGTNYKRYSALGNFSFKATNNVQINAMVNYQNVLPNYVDAYTNDLVRATRITPLIRIFKDDGTPTTGENLTTRNRFHTLAYDNTNASTERLATRVDADWNIVKGLHFRPALSYLINDGTTIFSRKAFPDPIQFPTSRLKTENVNNTRQLMIDQILQYDYTLRENHHFMILGGFNYTRNTGNVVDIGSQRGANDYISTITEPTVTTINGVTVTNVTNFGTSLSESRSASFFSQFSYDYQSKYLFSAVVRRDGFSNFAPENKYGTFPSASVGWNIHREGFWKENVVSTLKLRGSWGQAGSSDLSLTDTYGNYTSTVYNQLSGIQRANLSNPNLKWETTQTTDVAVDAGFFKDRINLTVDFYNKLTKDRLDSKPLPAEAPFSSIIFNNGTIQNKGVEIELQATVLRTKDFNWRTNFSFAYNAQKVISLPNNGRVKNRQGGGVVIDPHTGKEIEVGGYAEGERPFGYYAWKVVKVFSTEEEAAAWQSTHVDQIATAAGIKTGKHAGDYQFDDLNNDGIIDNRDLVFMGYKTPNKTGGMQNTFTYKGFTMRVNVDFSMGNMIDNGSLGRELGQGRAYNEGAPIEALGPDIWQKPGDVGKKYARFSFGDADFGQKNFIRQAASDVGTGSAYSVDVSTLISKGDFLAFREVYLSYDLPKTLLSKIKATGLTVFVSATNLGYLTAYRGQNPEVVTGFDPGGYPRARQFTLGASLRF
- a CDS encoding sialidase family protein, with amino-acid sequence MMYSMLSRLRLSGLIISFFCTLAAQAQDNNAASLNYLYKPGDNGYACFRIPALLNTSNGTLLAFAEARKNNCGDSGDIDLVLRRSQDGGKTWGNMQVVWSDSTNTCGNPVPIQDAATGKIWLLSTWNLGTDHEKQIVDGTSKDTRRVFVLSSDDAGKTWSPAKEITQQVKMPDWTWYATGPCHGLQISQGKFKGRLVVPINHIERATGKNFAHIIYSDDHGVTWQLGANTPFDMANETTVAEIKKGRLMLNMRNSGRRDKTRKIAISKDGGQTWRNMGTDTVLIEPICQGSLLSYQPSSKKRFLFFSNPANKMSRSNLTLRLSLNDGKTWAASQVIYPGPSAYSDIAVINDAQIACFYEAGLTRPYEGIAFQSVNINNLFKP
- a CDS encoding FadR/GntR family transcriptional regulator, with protein sequence MSKQIELNRDLGRISSDTMADVVESRLRDYFKKKFFKPGDSLPKELELAEALGVSRNVVREALSRLRMLGMIESRKKRGMILASPDILGVFERVLDPLIITEETLQDLFELRLVLEMGLADILFINLNDKHLHELESIVNNEAKVSEQGFRIKNEIAFHGKLYEIAGNDTLKRFQNMLLPIFEYVLKLEKELVSGKVSHHDLVDLLKSGDKHQFRQGMYEHLKPHFDKLEQMKK